Proteins encoded together in one Cryptosporangium aurantiacum window:
- a CDS encoding spirocyclase AveC family protein — MNTELTPLLAAAVGFAYVGGSAFVVAGVVLSVRHGRLHPLLLLCISAISFSWIEAPYDWAMYAQFPPALPRMPSWWPLNMTWGGGLPSSVPVGYIAYFVLPSVIGAALGLRLSARFRWRRPLALLTTGLVVGFLWAFLFNAVIGAQLGVFYYGRVIPGLALFEGTKHQYPLYDSLAMGVQIMVFAYLFGRTDPKGRTVIDVWADTKATTRFRSALLAALAVIALGHVVYGAVFAPHLATKLAGQVTSGPTEELFEGVPNQPLHGR, encoded by the coding sequence ATGAACACCGAACTGACGCCGCTGCTGGCGGCGGCCGTCGGATTCGCCTACGTCGGCGGATCGGCTTTCGTCGTGGCCGGTGTCGTCCTGAGCGTTCGACACGGCCGGCTGCACCCGCTGTTGCTCCTGTGCATCTCGGCGATCTCGTTCTCGTGGATCGAGGCTCCCTACGACTGGGCGATGTACGCGCAGTTCCCGCCCGCCCTCCCACGCATGCCGTCCTGGTGGCCGCTGAACATGACCTGGGGCGGCGGCCTGCCGTCCTCGGTGCCGGTCGGCTACATCGCCTACTTCGTGCTGCCCTCGGTGATCGGGGCCGCGCTGGGTCTGCGGTTGAGCGCCAGGTTCCGATGGCGCAGGCCGCTCGCGCTGCTGACGACCGGCCTCGTCGTCGGCTTCCTGTGGGCGTTCCTCTTCAACGCGGTCATCGGCGCCCAGCTCGGCGTCTTCTACTACGGCCGCGTGATCCCCGGCCTCGCGCTGTTCGAAGGCACCAAACACCAGTACCCGCTCTACGACTCGCTGGCCATGGGCGTGCAGATCATGGTGTTCGCCTACCTCTTCGGGCGAACCGACCCCAAGGGACGCACGGTCATCGACGTGTGGGCCGACACGAAGGCCACGACCCGCTTTCGATCCGCGCTCCTCGCGGCCCTGGCGGTCATAGCCCTCGGGCACGTCGTCTACGGCGCCGTCTTCGCGCCCCACCTGGCCACCAAACTGGCCGGCCAGGTGACCTCGGGGCCGACCGAGGAGCTGTTCGAGGGTGTGCCGAACCAACCGCTGCACGGCCGTTGA
- a CDS encoding cytochrome P450 produces MATATPAAEVRYDPYDVDIDDNPYPTWKRLRDQAPLYRNEEHDFFALSRWDDVKPALADWKTYRSGRGTVLEIIRADVEIPPGILLFEDPPLHDAHRALLSRVFTPRRMLDLEPLVREYCTSALDALVERDEFDIVGEFGIEIPLRTMGFLFGIPHADQLAYRRRTDDALATDGTPISFDQSSFDEVLGALADYVDWRSDNPGDDLMTELLNAQVDQPDGTRRPLTREEVITYASMVAGAGNETATRLIGFTMQLLAQHPGQRRLLVDNPSLIPNAIEEILRLEAPSPVQARYVQRDVEVHGTTVPEGSTMLLLNGAANRDERHFSRPDTFDVHRAEGPHISFGYGLHFCLGAALARLEGRVALEEILRRWRGWDVDTDRGAMAHTASVRGWGYLPVRPHRTTEGAR; encoded by the coding sequence ATGGCCACTGCGACCCCGGCGGCAGAGGTTCGCTACGACCCCTACGACGTGGACATCGACGACAACCCCTATCCCACCTGGAAACGGCTCCGCGACCAGGCGCCGCTGTACCGGAACGAGGAGCACGACTTCTTCGCGCTGAGCCGGTGGGACGACGTCAAACCGGCCTTGGCCGACTGGAAGACCTACCGATCCGGCCGCGGAACCGTACTGGAGATCATTCGCGCCGACGTCGAGATACCACCCGGCATCCTCCTCTTCGAGGATCCCCCACTCCACGACGCGCACCGCGCGCTGCTCTCCCGCGTCTTCACCCCGAGGCGCATGCTCGACCTCGAACCACTCGTCCGGGAGTACTGCACCAGTGCCCTCGACGCGCTCGTCGAACGGGACGAGTTCGACATCGTCGGCGAGTTCGGCATCGAGATCCCCCTACGAACCATGGGCTTTCTCTTCGGCATCCCCCACGCCGACCAGCTCGCTTACCGTCGGCGAACCGACGACGCGCTCGCCACCGACGGCACACCGATCAGCTTCGACCAGTCCTCGTTCGACGAGGTCCTGGGCGCTCTCGCCGACTACGTCGACTGGCGATCAGATAACCCGGGCGACGATCTCATGACCGAGCTGCTGAACGCTCAGGTCGACCAACCGGACGGCACCCGGCGTCCCCTCACCCGCGAGGAGGTGATCACCTACGCCAGCATGGTCGCCGGTGCGGGCAACGAGACGGCGACCCGTCTCATCGGGTTCACGATGCAGCTGCTCGCTCAGCATCCCGGTCAGCGTCGGCTGCTCGTCGACAACCCGTCGCTGATCCCCAACGCCATCGAGGAGATCCTGCGGCTCGAGGCCCCCTCGCCGGTCCAGGCCCGATACGTGCAGCGCGACGTCGAGGTACACGGCACCACCGTGCCGGAGGGCTCGACCATGCTGCTCCTCAACGGCGCCGCGAACCGCGACGAACGCCACTTCTCACGACCCGACACGTTCGACGTCCACCGCGCCGAGGGACCGCATATCTCGTTCGGCTACGGACTGCACTTCTGCCTCGGCGCCGCCCTCGCCCGACTGGAGGGCAGGGTGGCCCTCGAGGAGATCCTGCGACGCTGGAGAGGATGGGATGTCGACACCGACCGAGGGGCGATGGCCCACACCGCGAGCGTGCGAGGGTGGGGCTACCTCCCCGTTCGACCCCACCGAACGACAGAAGGTGCTCGCTGA
- a CDS encoding RNA polymerase subunit sigma-70: MTDARRLGTDEAAFIAAVRSDDTARFTLITERHRRELQVHCYRMLANYDDAQDVTQETFLRAWNKRESFEGRAALRTWLYRIATNACLDFLEKRNDRTPVPAGLPGADSELPYLQPYPDRMLPEDPQESVVARETIELAFIVAVQHLPPRQRAVFILRDVLGWPASKAADDLELTVASVTSALQRARVTMREQLPGRRLDWRSPATHELSEGERGVVKSYIDAHERNDLDGLMSLLRDDLRFAMLPDPGTVVVGAKDAVDGWISGGLFQAGYDDWRCITTTVNRMPAAALYRRTSDDPEYRLLNIAVLHIVDGKIAELTGFDATDKPWLGLPPTL; encoded by the coding sequence ATGACCGACGCCAGACGGCTGGGCACCGACGAGGCCGCGTTCATCGCGGCGGTCCGCTCGGACGATACGGCGCGGTTCACGCTCATCACCGAGCGCCACCGGCGTGAGCTGCAGGTGCACTGCTACCGGATGCTCGCGAACTACGACGACGCCCAGGACGTGACGCAGGAGACGTTCCTGCGGGCGTGGAACAAGCGGGAGTCGTTCGAGGGCCGCGCTGCGCTACGGACTTGGCTGTACCGGATCGCGACGAATGCCTGCCTCGACTTCCTGGAGAAACGCAACGACCGCACACCCGTGCCTGCCGGGCTGCCGGGTGCGGACTCGGAACTGCCCTACCTGCAGCCCTACCCGGACCGGATGCTCCCGGAGGACCCGCAGGAGTCGGTGGTGGCGCGGGAGACGATCGAGCTGGCGTTCATCGTCGCCGTCCAGCACCTGCCGCCGCGGCAGCGGGCGGTGTTCATCCTGCGCGACGTCCTCGGCTGGCCGGCGTCGAAGGCCGCCGACGACCTGGAGCTGACCGTCGCGTCGGTGACCAGCGCACTGCAGCGTGCGCGCGTGACGATGCGCGAGCAGCTGCCCGGCCGCCGCCTCGACTGGCGGAGTCCTGCCACCCACGAGCTGTCGGAGGGCGAACGCGGCGTGGTGAAGTCGTATATCGACGCCCATGAGCGCAACGACCTCGACGGGTTGATGTCCCTGTTGCGCGACGACCTGCGCTTCGCGATGCTGCCCGATCCGGGCACCGTGGTCGTGGGGGCCAAGGACGCGGTGGACGGCTGGATCTCCGGTGGGCTCTTCCAGGCCGGCTACGACGACTGGCGCTGCATCACCACGACCGTCAACCGCATGCCTGCCGCCGCGCTGTACCGGCGCACCTCCGACGACCCGGAGTACCGGCTGTTGAACATCGCCGTCCTGCACATCGTCGACGGGAAGATCGCCGAGCTCACCGGATTCGACGCCACCGACAAACCGTGGCTGGGCCTGCCCCCGACGCTGTAA
- a CDS encoding dihydrofolate reductase family protein: MRKLIFGMNVSLDGYIAAPGDDLGWSEPSDELFQWWLDQERAIGLFLYGRRLWETMSSYWPTGDQQPGATPAEVEFAQNWRDTPKVVFSSTVDKVDWNTRIVTGDAVEEITRLKAEDGEPMRVGGAALAGAAMRAGLVDEYEIVTHPVLLGGGAPFFTAVDSWVNLNLVETRMFPGGVMLTRYETRR; this comes from the coding sequence ATGCGGAAATTGATCTTCGGCATGAACGTGAGCCTGGACGGCTACATCGCCGCGCCGGGCGACGACCTGGGCTGGAGCGAGCCGAGCGACGAGCTGTTCCAGTGGTGGCTCGACCAGGAGCGGGCGATCGGCCTGTTCCTGTACGGGCGCAGGCTGTGGGAGACAATGAGTTCCTACTGGCCGACCGGCGATCAGCAGCCGGGCGCCACCCCGGCGGAGGTCGAGTTCGCGCAGAACTGGCGGGACACGCCGAAGGTCGTGTTCTCTTCGACGGTCGACAAGGTCGACTGGAACACCCGGATAGTCACCGGCGACGCGGTCGAGGAGATCACCCGGCTGAAGGCCGAGGACGGCGAGCCGATGAGGGTTGGTGGCGCTGCGCTCGCCGGCGCGGCCATGCGGGCCGGGCTGGTCGACGAGTACGAGATCGTGACCCATCCGGTGTTGCTGGGCGGCGGCGCACCATTCTTCACCGCGGTGGACAGCTGGGTGAACCTGAACCTGGTGGAGACGCGGATGTTTCCCGGCGGCGTGATGCTGACCCGATACGAGACGAGGCGATGA
- a CDS encoding TetR/AcrR family transcriptional regulator: MTVNRRYVSPRRQEQARQTRRAILDAAAKLFVDPGYAATPLTAVAAQAGVAVQTVYAVFGNKRQLLSDLVDVTLVGDDERVAMAERSFVADIRALTGLRAKLTRYARHLAETHARQVHVMLALAGAATADADAAMIWRKNLEDRRRGMEMFAADLAATGEVLVSQDRAADVLWLAQDIRNYDWLVRERGWPVERFERWFVDSVAAVLGAPD, encoded by the coding sequence GTGACTGTCAATCGGCGTTACGTCTCGCCCCGCCGTCAGGAACAGGCTCGCCAAACCCGGCGAGCGATCCTCGACGCGGCGGCCAAGCTGTTCGTGGACCCGGGCTACGCCGCGACGCCGCTGACCGCCGTCGCCGCCCAGGCCGGCGTTGCCGTGCAGACCGTGTACGCGGTGTTCGGCAACAAGCGCCAACTGCTCTCCGATCTCGTCGATGTCACCCTGGTCGGCGACGACGAGCGGGTGGCGATGGCGGAGCGGTCGTTCGTCGCCGACATCCGCGCGCTGACCGGCCTGCGGGCGAAGCTCACGCGGTACGCCAGGCACCTCGCCGAGACGCATGCGCGGCAGGTGCACGTGATGCTGGCGCTGGCCGGTGCGGCGACCGCCGACGCCGACGCGGCGATGATCTGGCGCAAGAACCTCGAGGACCGGCGCCGCGGCATGGAAATGTTCGCCGCCGATCTCGCGGCCACCGGCGAGGTCCTGGTGAGTCAGGACCGGGCGGCCGACGTGCTGTGGCTCGCGCAGGACATCCGCAACTACGACTGGCTGGTCCGCGAGCGTGGGTGGCCGGTCGAGCGGTTCGAGCGATGGTTCGTGGACAGCGTCGCCGCGGTGCTCGGCGCGCCGGACTGA
- a CDS encoding methyltransferase domain-containing protein, which yields MADAATQRARNADFWARTAPGWVNQADRHDEIGRPLGAVAFDWLRPQPGERVLDVGCGCGGTTAELARAVAPLGSAIGLDLAAAMVATARERFTTPDGAEPRFVAGDIETLDAVPGAPFDAVYSRMTLMLLADPVAGLTTVRRSMRAGARLAATVFRDGRVNPWLSAAMLGAAAYLGPLPPLPIGDEPGPFAFADAARVTRLLTAAGYTDIGLHPYDVTLDAPDDPEAVTEWLIEISPASAAYRDAEPTAQGHARRGAARLLERFRTAGVGYQLPTGLWLITARSDRTSTQ from the coding sequence ATGGCCGACGCTGCCACCCAGCGCGCCCGCAACGCCGACTTCTGGGCCCGGACGGCGCCGGGTTGGGTCAATCAGGCTGACCGGCACGACGAGATCGGCCGGCCGCTGGGCGCCGTGGCATTCGATTGGCTGCGGCCCCAACCGGGGGAACGGGTGCTGGACGTCGGCTGCGGGTGTGGCGGCACGACCGCCGAGCTCGCGCGGGCCGTCGCTCCGCTGGGCAGCGCGATCGGTCTGGACCTCGCCGCGGCGATGGTCGCGACGGCGCGCGAGCGGTTCACCACGCCGGACGGCGCGGAACCGCGGTTCGTCGCAGGTGACATCGAGACGCTCGATGCCGTACCCGGGGCGCCGTTCGACGCCGTCTACTCCCGGATGACGTTGATGCTCCTCGCCGATCCGGTCGCGGGCCTGACCACAGTCCGGCGGTCGATGCGTGCCGGCGCCCGACTGGCCGCGACGGTGTTCCGCGACGGCCGGGTGAACCCATGGCTCTCGGCGGCGATGCTGGGCGCGGCGGCCTACTTGGGACCCCTGCCGCCACTGCCGATCGGCGACGAGCCGGGGCCCTTCGCATTCGCCGACGCGGCGCGAGTGACCCGCCTGCTCACCGCCGCCGGCTACACCGACATCGGCCTTCACCCGTACGACGTCACGCTCGATGCCCCGGACGACCCGGAAGCGGTCACCGAATGGCTCATCGAGATCAGCCCCGCCAGCGCGGCCTACCGAGACGCCGAACCTACCGCCCAGGGGCATGCCCGGCGCGGGGCGGCACGCCTGCTCGAACGGTTCCGCACCGCCGGCGTCGGCTACCAGCTGCCGACCGGCCTTTGGTTGATCACCGCTCGCTCAGACAGGACCAGCACACAATGA
- a CDS encoding WD40 repeat domain-containing protein, translated as MTHRPDPETVGGSTWVEDPAHPPHRIFGPGDGQRFVVGRVDGKLALAHRGRDGGPQVVDLATGARWHHRAGWHPGWVSALTYGRLGDLEVVVSGGADGRVLVRDAVSGEPLHVLKGQGQGRDWEIEALRVGQVDGRSAVFILDAQRSVRVWDPLADVELIRWDNPRAIAEAGFADRDGRVVMLTRTDGDFQVRDVASGVPVGASFTVDSDYLGGVGAAFGSVDGRLVVALTVHEHPVHVWDAVTAAPLGPPIPENLSGKRCLAFGRHAGRTVLFIGHGHSVQVGNLGVQTWDPHTGARVPGPFDGHDDDVQSLTVGEFDGRSYAVVGNPYGFGSALFLRGPSTSCEAIRLDDDSRSFAFARIGNRPTVLIGGFDGTERLVNLDTGTESPHRYFGPPTDTVLAFGEVDGRATLLLEGRGWLRLWDVVAGLPSGPPQRIPDGFRLFSAPDGQVGASAIAVTVNRNAEERAGVWDRATRQLVDDLAMDDDWIVVAATRTRIAGRAVALFAVNERRESFVLWSDAATGEQLGSYEGHGTDLAEVAVGDVGGRPVVASGDHDGVVRLWYPGTGEDVAPPCTGHTDRITTLAFGTMDGRTVVASGSDDTTVRVWDASSGDLVAGPFAGHGDEIMSVLVTEFGGEPVVVSGAQSGPYRMWSLRAPAVETGHLSAVTCLASGTLRGRAVFASGSTDRTIRLWDAGSGEPVGAPLTGHTAAVNGVAVVETDGVTVVLGIDAHGTLLRWDAAAGTLLGDPQTGLEEKVGWVTTVAYDGRTLVACPVPADGATLSGIRLWDAVTGAPYCLLECGPAWRAALAEIDGRLIAAVVGRAEDGDVLRVSVWDVRSGQQLHEPYWGIWEEQSFVALTTVDGRWVVVLGEDYTDWDERDDPSDEDILQLRDLVTLERLDQTFDAPRARAVLGSYDGRPVLAEVSEDRVHLSALTGEHLGSASAGIPVSEVAMAEVDGRTAVAISADATVHIVPFVPCPSD; from the coding sequence ATGACGCACCGGCCGGACCCGGAGACGGTGGGTGGAAGCACGTGGGTCGAGGACCCCGCACACCCACCGCACCGGATCTTCGGACCCGGCGACGGCCAACGCTTCGTGGTCGGGCGGGTGGACGGGAAGCTAGCGCTGGCGCACCGAGGCCGAGACGGTGGGCCGCAGGTCGTGGATCTTGCGACCGGCGCCCGGTGGCACCACCGCGCCGGATGGCACCCCGGGTGGGTGTCGGCCCTGACGTACGGTCGGCTCGGTGATCTCGAGGTGGTGGTGTCCGGCGGCGCCGACGGCCGGGTCCTGGTCCGCGACGCGGTCTCGGGGGAACCGCTGCACGTACTGAAGGGGCAGGGGCAGGGGCGGGACTGGGAGATCGAGGCCCTGCGGGTCGGACAGGTAGACGGCCGGTCCGCCGTCTTCATCCTCGACGCGCAGCGCTCGGTCCGGGTCTGGGATCCGCTGGCGGACGTGGAGCTGATCCGGTGGGACAACCCGAGGGCGATCGCGGAAGCCGGCTTCGCCGACCGGGACGGCCGCGTGGTGATGTTGACCCGCACCGACGGTGACTTCCAGGTCCGGGACGTGGCGTCGGGAGTACCGGTCGGCGCGTCGTTCACCGTCGACTCTGACTACCTCGGTGGCGTAGGAGCGGCGTTCGGCAGTGTCGACGGCCGCCTGGTGGTTGCCCTCACCGTCCACGAGCATCCCGTCCACGTGTGGGACGCCGTCACGGCTGCACCGCTCGGCCCGCCCATTCCCGAGAACCTGTCCGGCAAACGGTGCCTGGCTTTCGGCCGACACGCCGGGCGGACCGTTCTGTTCATCGGGCACGGACACTCCGTGCAGGTCGGAAACCTCGGTGTCCAGACGTGGGACCCCCACACCGGCGCACGGGTACCCGGACCCTTCGACGGCCACGACGACGACGTCCAGTCCCTCACGGTCGGCGAGTTCGACGGACGGTCCTACGCCGTCGTCGGCAATCCCTACGGGTTCGGCAGCGCGCTGTTCCTCCGGGGCCCCAGCACGTCCTGCGAAGCCATCCGGCTCGACGACGACAGCCGGTCGTTCGCCTTCGCGCGGATCGGGAACCGGCCGACGGTGCTGATCGGCGGCTTCGACGGCACCGAACGCCTGGTGAACCTGGACACCGGTACGGAGTCGCCGCATCGGTACTTCGGGCCGCCGACCGACACCGTCCTCGCCTTCGGCGAGGTGGACGGACGGGCGACGCTGCTGCTCGAGGGCCGCGGCTGGCTGCGGTTGTGGGACGTCGTCGCGGGACTGCCCTCCGGGCCGCCTCAACGCATTCCCGACGGCTTCCGGCTGTTCAGCGCGCCGGACGGGCAGGTGGGCGCCTCGGCAATAGCGGTGACGGTCAACCGCAACGCCGAGGAGAGAGCCGGCGTCTGGGACCGGGCGACCCGGCAACTCGTGGACGACCTAGCGATGGACGACGACTGGATCGTCGTCGCAGCGACCCGCACCCGGATCGCCGGACGAGCGGTGGCGCTGTTCGCGGTGAACGAGCGACGAGAGTCGTTCGTGCTGTGGTCGGACGCGGCGACCGGCGAGCAACTCGGCTCGTACGAGGGGCACGGCACCGATCTCGCCGAGGTGGCGGTCGGCGACGTCGGCGGGAGGCCGGTCGTGGCGTCCGGGGACCACGACGGAGTCGTGCGCCTGTGGTATCCGGGCACCGGCGAGGACGTCGCCCCGCCGTGCACGGGCCACACCGACAGGATCACCACGCTCGCGTTCGGCACGATGGACGGCCGCACCGTCGTCGCGTCGGGCAGCGACGACACGACCGTACGGGTCTGGGACGCCTCGTCCGGAGACCTGGTCGCCGGTCCGTTCGCCGGCCACGGCGACGAGATCATGTCGGTCCTGGTGACCGAATTCGGCGGCGAGCCGGTCGTGGTGTCGGGCGCACAGAGCGGCCCGTACCGCATGTGGTCATTGCGGGCCCCGGCAGTGGAGACCGGGCACCTGTCGGCGGTGACCTGCCTGGCGTCAGGGACGTTACGCGGGCGGGCAGTATTCGCCTCCGGGAGCACCGACCGCACGATCCGCCTGTGGGACGCGGGCTCCGGCGAACCGGTCGGCGCGCCGCTGACCGGGCACACCGCCGCAGTCAACGGCGTTGCCGTGGTCGAAACCGACGGCGTGACGGTCGTGTTGGGCATCGACGCACACGGCACCCTCCTTCGGTGGGACGCCGCGGCCGGCACGTTGCTGGGCGATCCGCAGACGGGGCTCGAAGAGAAGGTCGGATGGGTGACGACCGTCGCGTACGACGGGCGCACTCTCGTCGCGTGCCCGGTGCCGGCCGATGGAGCGACGCTCTCCGGGATCCGGCTCTGGGACGCCGTGACGGGCGCACCGTACTGCCTCCTGGAGTGCGGGCCCGCCTGGCGGGCGGCGCTGGCGGAGATCGACGGACGGCTCATCGCCGCGGTCGTCGGCCGCGCGGAGGACGGCGACGTCCTCCGCGTGAGCGTGTGGGACGTACGCAGTGGCCAGCAGTTGCACGAGCCTTACTGGGGCATCTGGGAGGAGCAGAGCTTCGTCGCGTTGACCACCGTCGACGGACGGTGGGTGGTCGTCCTCGGCGAGGACTACACCGATTGGGACGAGCGCGACGACCCGTCCGACGAAGACATCCTGCAGCTCCGGGACCTGGTCACGTTGGAGAGGCTGGACCAGACGTTCGACGCTCCCCGTGCGCGTGCCGTCCTCGGCTCGTACGACGGGCGGCCGGTGCTCGCGGAGGTCAGCGAAGACCGGGTCCACCTGTCGGCGCTGACCGGCGAGCACCTCGGCAGCGCGTCCGCCGGAATTCCCGTGTCCGAGGTGGCGATGGCCGAGGTCGACGGTCGCACGGCGGTCGCCATCAGCGCGGATGCGACGGTACACATCGTCCCGTTCGTCCCGTGCCCCTCGGATTGA
- a CDS encoding APC family permease has product MALGVVRAILGPLQCHVRYCGIARRRIGRALPWRRCRIEQEASVSGRSGPHFVSATQRPFPTHRNSARRPGAAAPGSALNGRQLLCIIVASHGPVVLMLGAVPTGYQFSGSQGVPLTMAIAGLCLCAFAIGNMSVAGRIRHRGGLYALVSRALGPIPGLGVATLSIAGYIGLLAAFLIVLAGGLTGQLFDAIGVDAPISLLIVLLVGVLIAVERVPLRVFTRCVAIVVILQVAVVLAFGVLAVLHPADDTAAAAALDPAGLLTGSFSLALCVAVTNFIGSEIGSSFSEEVVTPSRTVPRATLAGYAITTATLLISAWATSVVVGPANIVAAATGQLEGSTGGSGEPFTVTVARQAVGGDHLDTVVNALTRTLILGGLASAVVLCQVVARQLSGLSRDRVMTARLQPRLNGGAPLSAGLIAPLTAGAVALLAAAGQPSEIVLYLLVGSGLAITAVLTISSLATIVWLLRTDEGEAGFFGWEGRLVAAMFAFLTTGFVVVVGTVRLPALLPAGHTYGWLIPASIAGGLLIGLVWVGIVRLSRPEALAGLSRQARAD; this is encoded by the coding sequence GTGGCACTAGGTGTGGTCAGGGCTATCCTAGGCCCTCTTCAATGCCACGTCCGCTATTGCGGAATCGCGCGTCGACGTATTGGTCGAGCCTTGCCCTGGCGACGATGCCGAATTGAGCAGGAGGCTTCCGTGTCCGGCAGATCCGGTCCTCACTTCGTGTCCGCGACGCAAAGACCTTTTCCCACGCACAGGAATTCGGCAAGAAGACCCGGGGCGGCGGCGCCGGGCTCTGCGCTGAACGGGAGGCAGCTACTCTGCATAATCGTCGCATCGCACGGGCCAGTCGTGCTCATGCTGGGTGCGGTTCCCACCGGCTACCAATTCTCCGGCTCCCAGGGCGTGCCGTTGACCATGGCCATCGCCGGATTGTGTCTCTGCGCTTTCGCGATCGGAAATATGAGCGTCGCCGGTCGAATCCGACACCGTGGTGGACTCTACGCCCTCGTTTCCCGGGCGTTAGGCCCGATTCCCGGACTCGGAGTGGCAACTCTGTCCATTGCGGGGTACATCGGCCTGCTGGCTGCTTTTCTTATTGTGCTGGCGGGCGGTCTGACCGGGCAGCTCTTCGACGCGATCGGCGTCGACGCTCCGATTTCGCTGCTCATAGTGCTTCTCGTCGGCGTCCTGATCGCCGTGGAACGTGTCCCCCTGCGCGTTTTCACAAGGTGTGTCGCCATAGTCGTCATCCTCCAAGTCGCGGTGGTACTCGCATTCGGTGTCCTGGCCGTCCTCCACCCGGCGGACGACACCGCCGCCGCCGCAGCGCTGGATCCCGCGGGCCTTCTCACCGGATCGTTCTCGCTGGCACTCTGCGTGGCGGTCACGAACTTCATCGGATCAGAGATCGGCTCCAGCTTCTCCGAGGAGGTGGTCACACCGAGTCGAACCGTTCCCCGAGCGACACTCGCGGGCTACGCCATCACCACGGCGACTCTGCTGATCAGTGCGTGGGCGACCAGCGTCGTCGTCGGACCGGCCAACATCGTCGCCGCAGCGACGGGTCAGCTCGAAGGCAGCACCGGGGGATCTGGGGAGCCGTTCACGGTCACCGTGGCGCGGCAAGCAGTCGGCGGAGACCACCTTGACACCGTCGTGAACGCTCTGACCAGGACGCTGATCCTCGGCGGCCTGGCCAGCGCCGTGGTTCTGTGCCAAGTCGTCGCCCGCCAGCTCAGCGGCCTGTCGCGAGACCGAGTGATGACAGCGCGGCTACAGCCACGGCTCAACGGGGGCGCTCCGCTGTCCGCTGGGCTGATCGCGCCGCTGACCGCGGGTGCCGTCGCCTTGCTGGCCGCCGCCGGCCAGCCCTCGGAGATCGTCCTCTATCTGCTGGTGGGAAGTGGGTTGGCCATCACCGCGGTGCTCACCATCAGTTCGTTGGCCACAATCGTATGGCTCTTGCGCACCGATGAAGGAGAGGCCGGCTTCTTCGGCTGGGAGGGCAGGCTCGTCGCGGCGATGTTCGCGTTCCTGACCACAGGATTCGTCGTGGTCGTGGGAACCGTTCGGCTGCCCGCCCTGCTACCCGCAGGCCACACCTACGGTTGGCTGATCCCGGCAAGCATCGCCGGCGGGCTCCTCATCGGCCTCGTCTGGGTCGGCATAGTGCGCCTCTCTCGCCCGGAAGCGCTGGCTGGCCTGAGCCGACAGGCGCGTGCCGACTGA
- the larC gene encoding nickel insertion protein: MPTPAPGVRESPRCKTALVRVVVHVEVLGETVAVKVGRADGVLVQVMSEFDEVAAPARRQGRSEREVLFDNLGRDRQRYSAGERGSRASSLPTHRRCISDADDSYWEDE, encoded by the coding sequence ATGCCTACACCAGCACCCGGCGTCCGGGAGTCGCCGCGCTGCAAGACGGCACTGGTGCGCGTGGTCGTCCACGTAGAAGTGCTGGGCGAGACCGTCGCGGTCAAGGTCGGGCGCGCCGATGGTGTGCTCGTGCAAGTGATGTCTGAGTTCGACGAGGTGGCTGCGCCGGCCCGTCGGCAAGGGCGTTCGGAGCGGGAAGTGTTGTTCGACAACTTGGGCCGCGATCGACAGCGTTACAGCGCAGGTGAGCGCGGCTCCCGCGCTTCCTCGCTGCCCACGCATCGACGATGCATTTCCGATGCGGATGACAGCTATTGGGAAGACGAATAG
- a CDS encoding XRE family transcriptional regulator — protein sequence MSPHGYDRDAFLNEFFPDPADRAEVEAGAETLINVSRAHRLAEMRKRLGLTQAEVAKRMNVRQERVSAIERANVDASELRTLAAYIKALGGRLEIVADFGGERLVVG from the coding sequence ATGAGCCCTCATGGCTACGACCGGGACGCTTTCCTCAACGAATTCTTCCCCGACCCCGCCGACCGCGCCGAGGTCGAGGCGGGCGCCGAAACACTCATCAACGTCTCCCGCGCTCACCGACTCGCAGAAATGCGCAAGCGCCTCGGCCTGACGCAAGCCGAGGTCGCCAAGCGTATGAACGTGCGCCAGGAACGCGTCTCGGCCATCGAACGTGCGAACGTCGACGCCAGCGAACTCAGGACACTCGCGGCCTACATCAAGGCTCTCGGCGGCAGGCTCGAAATCGTCGCGGACTTCGGCGGCGAGCGCCTCGTCGTCGGCTAA
- a CDS encoding nucleotidyltransferase family protein yields the protein MHENVATKRAEIEALCRDYGVRRLDVFGSAAAGPFDPAASDVDVLVEFDSTRDTDYVESFFGLKEGLEAVLGRPVDLVSVTSIRNPYFREEILRTRENVYAA from the coding sequence GTGCACGAGAACGTGGCGACGAAACGCGCGGAGATCGAGGCGCTCTGCCGCGACTACGGCGTGCGCCGCCTCGACGTCTTCGGCTCGGCCGCCGCTGGCCCGTTCGATCCCGCCGCGAGCGACGTCGATGTGCTCGTCGAGTTCGACTCGACGCGAGACACTGACTACGTCGAGTCCTTCTTCGGCCTCAAAGAAGGCCTGGAGGCCGTACTGGGTCGGCCGGTCGATCTCGTCAGCGTGACCAGCATTCGCAACCCATATTTTCGCGAAGAAATCCTGCGCACCAGGGAAAACGTTTATGCCGCGTGA